One genomic window of Candidatus Pseudobacter hemicellulosilyticus includes the following:
- a CDS encoding ATP-binding protein produces MPVRLRITLLFGMIVFTILALVCGAVYYFYYTNRQNDIRTRLTNRAITTGRLLQQSDLFDRELLQRIDASTTITMKYKSVQVYDYQNKPVYIYSDVPGDTVPMDPDILNQARLRETKYFRSGRKDVVAYHFVDADRRIVILSGGYDEDGLKKLQQLELILWSCFLGGTLVAFGAGYFFSSRLLHPIRKIADDINEISARNLARRMETGKVADEWSYLSETLNQLLNRLQESFEIQRRFISNASHELSTPLTAISSQLEVSLQKNREASHYRGVMESVYQDVQNLSKLTQTLLEFATASDDPGGLDIELIRMDEILMRLPAEVNKLKPGYTVALLFENLPEKEDRLIVAGNAELLFSAIKNLVSNACKYSGEHKAYVKLATRPGGVVITISDHGIGIPKEELPFIFQPFFRAHNTYPESGFGLGLSLCHRIIKLHKGDIAVASEVGEGSSFTIVLPAIGKL; encoded by the coding sequence ATGCCGGTAAGGCTACGCATCACCCTGCTGTTTGGTATGATCGTGTTCACGATCCTGGCCCTCGTATGCGGCGCCGTGTATTATTTCTATTATACCAATCGCCAGAACGATATCCGCACCCGGCTCACCAACCGCGCCATCACCACCGGCAGGCTGCTGCAGCAATCAGACCTCTTTGACCGCGAGCTGCTGCAGCGCATTGACGCCAGCACCACCATCACCATGAAGTATAAATCGGTGCAGGTATACGATTACCAGAACAAACCAGTATATATCTACAGCGATGTGCCGGGTGATACGGTGCCGATGGACCCGGATATCCTGAACCAGGCAAGGCTCAGGGAAACAAAGTATTTCCGGTCTGGCCGCAAGGATGTGGTGGCCTATCATTTTGTGGATGCCGATCGCAGGATCGTGATCCTTTCCGGGGGCTATGATGAGGATGGGCTGAAAAAACTGCAGCAACTGGAGTTGATCCTCTGGTCCTGCTTCCTGGGCGGCACCCTGGTGGCCTTTGGCGCCGGTTATTTCTTTTCCAGTCGCTTATTGCACCCCATCCGGAAAATAGCCGATGATATCAATGAGATCTCGGCCCGCAACCTGGCCCGGCGGATGGAGACCGGCAAGGTTGCAGACGAATGGTCCTATCTCTCCGAAACCCTCAACCAGCTGCTCAACCGCCTGCAGGAGAGCTTCGAGATCCAGCGGCGGTTTATCTCCAATGCCTCGCATGAGCTGTCCACCCCGCTCACCGCTATTTCCAGTCAGCTGGAAGTATCCTTGCAAAAGAACCGGGAAGCAAGCCATTACCGGGGTGTGATGGAATCCGTATACCAGGATGTGCAGAACCTCAGCAAACTGACGCAGACCCTGCTGGAATTTGCCACGGCCTCCGATGATCCCGGCGGACTGGATATAGAACTGATCCGGATGGACGAGATCCTGATGCGCCTGCCGGCTGAGGTCAACAAGCTCAAGCCCGGTTATACGGTAGCGTTGCTGTTTGAGAACCTGCCGGAAAAAGAGGACCGGCTAATTGTGGCCGGCAACGCCGAACTGCTGTTCTCCGCCATCAAGAACCTGGTGTCCAACGCCTGCAAATATTCCGGGGAACACAAGGCCTATGTGAAACTGGCTACCCGGCCGGGTGGGGTGGTGATCACCATCAGTGATCATGGCATCGGCATTCCGAAGGAAGAGCTCCCTTTTATTTTCCAGCCCTTTTTCCGGGCGCACAATACTTATCCCGAATCAGGTTTCGGCCTGGGACTTTCGCTCTGCCACCGTATCATCAAATTGCATAAAGGGGATATTGCCGTAGCTTCGGAAGTAGGCGAGGGATCCTCCTTCACCATTGTACTGCCGGCCATCGGGAAGTTGTGA
- a CDS encoding ATP-binding cassette domain-containing protein — MQESIIELRHVNIYQGANLVLQDVQLTVKRGEFVYLVGKTGTGKSSLLKTMYGDLPLKEGEGTVVGFNLREMDWKKVPFLRRNLGVVFQDFQLLTDRNVNDNLKFVLRATGWKDEKLMDEKILDVLDKVNLKAKGFKMPFELSGGEQQRIDIARALLNSPKLILADEPTGNLDPETSDEIMQLLFHISRDYGTAIMMATHNYNLINKFPARIVRTERGQVIDNVSIPMY, encoded by the coding sequence ATGCAGGAATCCATCATCGAGCTCAGGCATGTCAATATCTATCAGGGAGCAAATCTTGTGCTGCAGGATGTGCAGCTGACCGTTAAACGCGGTGAGTTTGTATACCTGGTGGGCAAGACCGGCACCGGTAAATCAAGTCTGCTGAAAACCATGTATGGTGATCTCCCCCTCAAAGAAGGAGAAGGTACCGTAGTGGGCTTCAACCTCCGGGAAATGGACTGGAAAAAAGTACCCTTTCTCCGCCGTAACCTCGGCGTGGTATTCCAGGACTTCCAGCTGCTCACCGACCGCAACGTGAACGATAACCTCAAATTCGTACTGCGCGCCACCGGCTGGAAAGATGAAAAACTGATGGATGAAAAGATCCTCGATGTGCTGGATAAAGTAAACCTGAAAGCAAAAGGTTTTAAAATGCCTTTTGAGCTGAGCGGTGGCGAACAGCAACGCATTGATATCGCCCGGGCCCTGCTCAATTCGCCCAAACTGATCCTGGCCGACGAACCCACCGGTAACCTGGACCCGGAAACCTCAGACGAGATCATGCAGCTCCTGTTCCATATCTCGCGCGACTATGGCACTGCCATCATGATGGCCACCCACAACTATAACCTCATCAACAAATTTCCCGCACGTATCGTACGTACAGAAAGAGGCCAGGTCATTGACAACGTCAGTATTCCAATGTATTAA
- a CDS encoding RDD family protein — MDTPPPLKGSPHLGKRGIATFIDCTLGLMLLFGCACLLQGKPAGQAYTLGQLFNPIALGIYFASLVLTEYFFAATPGHLATGLRVVRTDGSKPGLIQVFKRRLADCIELYLTLGILAVFLVRESALAQRLGDRWAGLLVRDHKLIQSGDSDMVDTANNTITAPLELL; from the coding sequence ATGGATACACCACCGCCCCTCAAAGGATCCCCCCACCTCGGCAAACGGGGAATAGCCACTTTTATAGACTGCACCCTCGGGCTGATGCTGCTCTTCGGCTGCGCCTGCCTGCTACAGGGGAAACCGGCAGGGCAAGCCTATACCCTGGGCCAACTGTTCAACCCCATTGCACTGGGCATCTATTTTGCCAGCCTGGTGCTCACAGAGTATTTTTTTGCAGCCACCCCCGGCCACCTGGCCACGGGTCTGCGGGTGGTAAGAACAGATGGTTCAAAACCAGGATTGATCCAGGTCTTCAAAAGAAGACTGGCTGACTGCATAGAGCTTTATCTTACCCTCGGCATACTGGCAGTCTTCCTGGTCAGGGAGTCTGCGCTGGCCCAGCGACTGGGCGACCGATGGGCCGGTCTCCTTGTAAGGGACCATAAACTTATTCAGTCCGGGGATTCCGATATGGTGGATACTGCCAACAACACGATCACTGCGCCGCTGGAATTATTATAA
- a CDS encoding response regulator transcription factor, whose product MDERKILIVEDEKKIADTLRIGLIENGYHAEVAYDGQVGEKLFFQHGFHLVILDINLPGINGYELCRIIRNHNADVPIIMLTSLSRLSDKVEGYTAGADDYLVKPFEFRELLLKMQVLLKRTMNQQLPVGNILRAADLEMDLDTKAVRRDGRAVNLTAKEFQLLEYLLRNKNRVVSRADISINVWDIDFDTNTNIIDVYISYLRNKIDKEFPQKLIQTQIGMGYILKENER is encoded by the coding sequence ATGGACGAAAGAAAAATACTGATAGTAGAAGATGAGAAGAAGATTGCCGACACCCTGAGGATCGGCCTGATAGAGAATGGCTATCATGCCGAGGTTGCCTATGACGGTCAGGTGGGGGAGAAGCTTTTTTTCCAGCATGGCTTTCACCTGGTGATCCTTGATATCAACCTGCCGGGCATCAACGGCTATGAGCTGTGTCGCATTATCCGCAACCACAATGCGGATGTTCCTATTATTATGCTCACCTCGCTCAGCCGCTTATCAGACAAGGTAGAAGGCTATACTGCCGGGGCTGATGATTACCTGGTAAAACCTTTTGAGTTCCGGGAGCTGCTGCTGAAAATGCAGGTGCTGCTGAAGCGCACCATGAACCAGCAGCTGCCCGTGGGCAATATACTGCGTGCGGCCGACCTGGAGATGGACCTGGACACCAAAGCAGTACGGCGCGATGGCAGGGCCGTGAACCTCACTGCCAAAGAATTCCAGCTGCTGGAATACCTGCTGCGCAATAAGAACCGCGTGGTGTCCCGTGCAGATATCTCTATCAATGTATGGGATATCGACTTTGACACCAATACCAATATCATTGATGTATATATCAGTTACCTGCGGAACAAGATCGACAAGGAGTTCCCACAGAAGCTGATCCAGACCCAGATTGGGATGGGCTATATCTTAAAAGAAAACGAACGCTGA
- a CDS encoding aryl-sulfate sulfotransferase, whose amino-acid sequence MRLKNFIFWVVSGSLSGAAFLSCSRSGTLHHEPVAVRVQNDSLSALSARIRFSLDQAAPASIVYWEKGTTLKFNTPENSTRLQHSIPLFHLKEQTAYEFSILTEGAESSTHAFTTAAIPAHVKKFYSEEQRQIRDANNGYILFYSRYAPATAYLIDPSGKIAWYRTTPHMLKVARLTQQQTLLWLEDEHNTSFGDGNVILETSLAGDTLFYLKQGQKGFDRSVHHDLDLNPKGNIVAVTNVLQGSAIPGDGLMELDRQGNKIWEWTTFDTPDAADLGIHAQPWINSLDIDTDGNYIVSLRAFSQVWKINAASGSIHWKLGKNGNVAMDPQDHFQFQHYAHRNPAGHIMLFDNGSADRPFSRLLSFQINEQTLQASPVIRQELPAQYYSAIMGSTMLLPDQQLLTASSNNSTILKTSASGDILWTLKVAEPVYRAEYIGDPFPR is encoded by the coding sequence ATGCGCTTAAAGAATTTCATTTTCTGGGTAGTTTCAGGCAGCCTCTCCGGGGCTGCCTTTCTTTCCTGCTCCCGATCAGGTACGCTCCATCATGAGCCTGTTGCTGTCAGGGTGCAGAACGATTCCCTGTCGGCCCTCAGCGCCCGCATCCGCTTCAGCCTGGACCAGGCGGCGCCCGCCAGTATTGTTTACTGGGAAAAAGGGACCACCCTCAAGTTCAATACACCGGAGAATAGCACCCGCCTGCAGCACAGTATCCCGCTTTTCCACCTCAAAGAACAAACAGCCTATGAGTTTAGCATCCTTACGGAAGGAGCGGAAAGCAGCACCCATGCCTTCACCACGGCGGCCATACCGGCTCATGTAAAGAAATTTTATTCAGAAGAACAGCGCCAGATCCGGGATGCCAATAACGGCTATATCCTTTTCTACAGCCGCTATGCACCCGCCACCGCTTACCTGATTGACCCATCAGGAAAGATTGCCTGGTACAGGACCACGCCCCATATGCTGAAGGTGGCGCGGCTTACGCAGCAGCAAACCCTGCTCTGGCTGGAAGATGAACACAATACTTCTTTCGGGGATGGCAATGTGATCCTGGAAACCAGTCTCGCCGGCGATACGCTGTTTTACCTGAAGCAGGGCCAAAAGGGATTTGACCGTTCTGTTCACCACGACCTGGACCTCAATCCCAAAGGCAATATCGTTGCCGTTACCAATGTGCTGCAGGGCAGCGCCATACCGGGCGATGGGCTGATGGAATTAGACCGGCAGGGCAATAAGATCTGGGAATGGACCACTTTTGACACCCCCGATGCGGCTGACCTGGGCATTCATGCACAGCCCTGGATCAACTCCCTGGATATAGATACCGATGGCAATTACATTGTTTCGCTCCGCGCTTTTTCGCAGGTATGGAAAATAAATGCCGCCAGCGGCAGCATACACTGGAAGCTGGGAAAAAATGGCAATGTAGCTATGGACCCGCAGGACCATTTCCAGTTTCAGCACTATGCGCACCGCAACCCGGCAGGACATATTATGCTGTTTGACAATGGCAGCGCCGACCGGCCCTTCAGTCGCCTGCTTTCCTTTCAAATAAATGAACAAACCCTGCAGGCGTCACCAGTGATCCGGCAGGAACTGCCGGCGCAATATTATTCCGCCATCATGGGCAGCACCATGCTGCTGCCTGACCAGCAGTTGCTGACGGCCAGCTCCAATAACAGCACTATTCTCAAGACCTCCGCCTCCGGGGATATCCTGTGGACCCTGAAAGTAGCTGAACCGGTATACAGGGCTGAATACATCGGAGATCCCTTCCCCAGGTAG